One part of the Syngnathus acus chromosome 17, fSynAcu1.2, whole genome shotgun sequence genome encodes these proteins:
- the klf17 gene encoding Krueppel-like factor 17, producing the protein MALTDIAMPSTTASCFQSTGPFPNRCQDERGRGSAPDIQVEFSMFKPPALSSKDDDELGKFLDLEFILSNTLSSDVVGDSVDGIADTPQPCAYALPESPESCSGSSECVDRPSPQQLHNYNGAVRFTEPNSLRSLMAELLAPDDNYPRERSPACADNAARDSREYTELGALNPVTHHYQPSSLGYKIKIEPSAQSCMLAGGDYMGHASFMHQQNLTPGTGFGPHAMQQETPGRTDCHLVQLGFTTHHLPNNYASSYHYAQHMSTRFQGQYSMHAETAHIHHHQRQHAASAQGVLLTPPSSPSLMDFYGPDEAVGLKQKRGRRSWARKRAATHSCEFPGCGKTYTKSSHLKAHMRTHTGEKPYHCNWEGCGWKFARSDELTRHFRKHTGHRPFQCHLCERAFSRSDHLALHMKRHM; encoded by the exons ATGGCTTTGACCGATATAGCGATGCCCAGCACCACTGCATCGTGTTTCCAGTCGACGGGTCCTTTTCCCAAC CGATGTCAAGATGAACGTGGAAGAGGGAGCGCACCAGACATCCAAGTGGAGTTCAGCATGTTCAAACCTCCGGCTTTGTCCTCCAAGGACGACGACGAGCTGGGCAAATTCTTGGACCTCGAGTTCATCTTATCGAACACTCTCAGTTCGGACGTTGTGGGAGACAGTGTCGACGGCATTGCGGACACGCCTCAGCCGTGCGCCTACGCGCTACCGGAGTCCCCGGAGAGCTGCAGCGGTAGTTCGGAGTGCGTCGATCGGCCATCCCCACAGCAGCTCCACAACTACAACGGCGCGGTCCGCTTCACCGAACCCAACTCCTTGCGTAGCCTCATGGCGGAACTTCTCGCCCCTGACGACAACTATCCGCGGGAGAGGTCGCCTGCGTGCGCAGACAACGCGGCGAGAGATAGCAGAGAGTACACGGAGCTGGGCGCGCTCAACCCGGTTACGCATCACTACCAGCCATCATCGCTTggatacaaaattaaaatagagCCCAGTGCGCAATCGTGTATGTTGGCCGGTGGGGACTATATGGGGCATGCTTCTTTCATGCATCAGCAGAATCTGACTCCAGGTACCGGTTTCGGTCCACACGCCATGCAGCAAGAAACGCCAGGGCGCACAGACTGTCATTTAGTGCAGCTCGGCTTCACTACTCATCACCTCCCAAACAACTACGCGAGCAGTTACCATTACGCACAACACATGTCCACGCGCTTCCAAGGGCAGTATAGCATGCACGCAGAGACCGCGCACATCCATCACCATCAAAGGCAGCATGCAGCTTCTGCGCAAGGCGTCTTGCTCACTCCACCGTCCTCACCGTCGCTGATGGACTTCTACGGGCCAGACGAAGCGGTCGGACTCAAGCAGAAGAGAGGACGCAGATCGTGGGCTCGAAAGCGCGCTGCCACGCACAGCTGCGAATTCCCGGGATGTGGGAAAACATACACAAAGAGCTCGCACCTCAAAGCGCACATGAGGACTCATACAG GTGAAAAACCCTACCACTGCAACTGGGAAGGCTGCGGATGGAAGTTTGCCAGGTCGGATGAGTTGACGCGCCACTTTCGCAAGCACACTGGACACAGGCCGTTCCAATGTCACCTCTGCGAGAGGGCCTTCTCACGCTCCGACCACCTGGCGCTCCACATGAAAAGGCACATGTAG
- the ppp1r35 gene encoding protein phosphatase 1 regulatory subunit 35 — protein sequence MKGGASFLSPPPSPSVAPLPLPSSSALAVCPELDLSVMTSPTHMHLKRQKNKQRKQNTKACLKEPVVVKVISEPQIQPISDAPPRQPTNNSDNLHGKQNLRTGTLNQKTELTAAISYDHPDIPEEVELNTTLALKAKLLELQGAEFNTRKAVQETLQEVEQTKKQINTRATQGTNFSRSQTLFTSLVSVDVPESQLISQAVKDRLVLAPTPRSLDTKVTESPSPLIFLTPDLFRQRPVPVEEEPVITNQIPAPFPASSTFDLFRRRSRWEAAP from the exons ATGAAAGGTGGGGCCTCCTTCCTCTCGCCTCCCCCCTCTCCATCAGTGGCCCCTCTCCcactcccctcctcctctgcacTGGCAGTCTGTCCCGAACTTGACCTGTCTGTCATGACCAGCCCGACTCACATGCACCTGAAGCGACAGAAGAACAAACAgagaaagcaaaacacaaag GCGTGTTTGAAAGAGCCAGTGGTCGTGAAGGTAATATCAGAGCCACAGATCCAACCCATCAGTGATGCACCGCCTCGACAGCCAACCAACAATAGTGATAATCTCCACGGAAAACAAAATCTAAGGA CTGGAACGCTGAACCAGAAGACAGAGCTGACCGCTGCAATATCCTATGACCATCCCGACATTCCTGAGGAGGTGGAGCTCAACACCACCTTGGCTCTAAAGGCAAAGCTCTTGGAGTTGCAG GGAGCAGAGTTTAACACCCGGAAAGCTGTTCAGGAGACAttacaggaggtggagcaaacaaaaaaacagatcaACACCAGAGCGACACAAG GAACCAACTTCTCTCGGTCTCAGACCCTTTTCACCTCATTGGTCAGCGTGGATGTGCCTGAGAGTCAGCTGATAAGCCAAGCCGTTAAGGACAGGCTGGTTTTGGCTCCAACACCCCGAAGTCTTGACACCAAAGTAACAGAAAGCCCCTCACCCCTCATCTTTTTGACACCTGACTTGTTCAGACAGAGGCCCGTCCCCGTGGAGGAGGAGCCAGTCATTACAAACCAAATCCCAGCACCTTTTCCCGCCTCCTCGACGTTTGACCTTTTTAGACGAAGGAGTCGCTGGGAAGCCGCCCCctag